Genomic segment of Staphylococcus muscae:
GGTTATTCTTATTCCAACGCTTATCAGGTTTATTAACATTTATCTTCGTAATGGTGCATATGTGGCAAACACGTATCCAAAAATTATTTGGACATGAAGTAAACTTCGATATGATCCACGATATCGTAACGAACCCATTATGGTTGATTTTCTATATCGTTTGTATCATCGCAGTAGTCTTTCATTTTGCGAATGGCTTATGGTCATTCTTAGTGACATGGGGTATTTTGCAATCACCTAAGTCACAACGTATTTTTACATGGGTTTCATTAGCAATTTTCTTAGTAGTATCATACATCGGTGTAAGTGCGATCTTAGCGTTCTTATAAGCGGTTTAATCATTTCAGGGGAGTGACTATTTTATGGCAGAGAAGAAAATTATTGTTGTCGGTGGTGGCCTAGCGGGTCTCATGTCAACAATTAAAGCAGCAGAACAAGGTGCACATGTAGACTTGTTCTCAATTGTTCCAGTTAAACGCTCTCACTCAGTATGTGCGCAAGGCGGTATCAACGGGGCAGTTAATACAAAAGGTGAAGGTGACTCACCATGGATTCACTTTGATGACACAGTATACGGTGGGGACTTCTTAGCAGACCAACCGCCTGTACAAAAAATGACTGAAGCAGCACCTAAGATCATTCATTTACTAGATCGTATGGGTGTTATGTTCAACAGAACGAGTGAAGGGTTATTAGATTTCCGTCGTTTCGGCGGTACATTACATCATAGAACTGCATTCGCAGGTGCGACAACTGGACAACAATTATTATATGCGCTTGATGAACAAGTGCGTAGTTTTGAAGTCGATGGACTTGTGACAAAATATGAAGGATGGGAATTTTTAGGTGTTGTTAAAGACGACGACAATGCAGCACGTGGTATCGTAGCTCAGAACATCACAACATCTGAAATCAAATCATTCGGATCAGATGCCGTTATCATGGCGACGGGTGGTCCTGGTATTATCTTCGGTAAAACAACTAACTCTATGATCAACACAGGTTCAGCAGCATCTATCGTATACCAACAAGGTGTACAATATGCGAATGGTGAATTTATCCAAATCCATCCAACAGCGATTCCAGGTGACGACAAGTTACGTCTCATGTCTGAATCAGCACGTGGTGAAGGTGGACGTATTTGGACGTATAAAGATGGTAAACCATGGTACTTCTTAGAAGAGAAATATCCGGATTACGGTAACTTAGTACCACGTGATATCGCAACACGTGAAATCTTTGATGTCTGCGTGAACCAAAAGTTAGGTATCAATGGTGAAAACATGGTATACCTTGACTTATCACACAAAGATCCACATGAGCTAGATGTTAAGCTCGGCGGTATCATTGAAATTTATGAGAAGTTTACTGGGGATGACCCACGTAAAGTTCCAATGAAAATCTTCCCAGCAGTTCACTATTCAATGGGTGGCTTGTATGTAGACTACGATCAAATGACAAACATCGATGGCTTATTTGCAGCGGGTGAATGTGACTTCTCACAACACGGTGGTAACCGTCTCGGTGCGAACTCATTGTTATCAGCAATCTACGGTGGGACAGTAGCTGGTCCTAATGCTGTGAAGTACGTTCAAAACATTGGAAAATCATATGTTGATATGGATGATAGCTTATATCAACAACGTGTTGACGAAGAACAAGAACGTTTCGATAAGTTACTGAACATGAAAGGGACTGAAAATGCTTATAAGTTACACCGTGAACTCGGTGAAATCATGACAGCTAACGTAACTGTTGTACGTGATAACAAGCGTTTATTAGAAACTGATAAGAAGATCGTTGAGTTAATGCAACGCTATGAAGATATCGATATGGAAGATACTTCTAAATGGAGTAACCAAGCGGTATTCTTCACACGTCAATTGTGGAATATGCTTGTGTTAGCACGCGTTATTACGATTGGAGCATATAACCGTAACGAATCACGTGGTGCACACTACAAACCAGAATTCCCAAATCGTAACGATGAAGAGTGGTTAAAACACACATTGGCAGAATACAAAGGCCGACATGAAGCTCCAGCCTTTACGTATAAACCAGTAGATGTGAGCTTAATCCCACCTCGTAAACGTGACTACACAAGTAAGTCAAAAGGGGGTAAAAAATAATGCCTAGCACTAAAGAGCAAGTGTCAGAACAACAACCCAACAAAAATGCAAATAGAACGGTGAAATTGATCATCAAACGTCAAAAAGATGAAACGTCACAACCGTACGAAGAAACATTTGTTATTCCGTACCGTGACAACATGAACGTTATTGCTTGTTTGATGGAAATTCAACGTAATCCATACAATGACAAAGGGGAAAAAACAACACCAGTAACTTGGGACATGAACTGTCTAGAAGAAGTATGTGGTGCTTGTTCAATGGTTATCAATGGTCGTGCACGTCAATCATGTTCAGCAATCGTTGATCAACTTGAACAACCGATTCGTCTTGAACCAATGAGTACATTCCCAGTCATTCGTGACTTACAAGTTGACCGTACACGTATGTTTGACAACTTGAAACGTATGAAAGCATGGGTACCGATTGATGGTACGTATGACTTAGGTCCTGGACCACGTATGCCAGAGAAAAAACGTCAAACAGCATACGAATTATCAAAATGTATGACTTGTGGTGTATGTTTAGAAGTTTGTCCGAACGTGACACGCAACAATAGTTTCGTTGGTGCACAAGCAATCTCTCAAGTTCGTTTATTCAACTTACATCCAACAGGTTCAATGACGAAAGATGAGCGTTTGAATGCATTGATGGATATGGGTGGCTTGCAAGCATGTGGTAACTCACAAAACTGTGTACAAGCATGTCCTAAAGGTATTCCATTGACGACATCAATCGCAGCATTAAACAGAGAAACATCATTCCATATGTTCAAATCATTCTTTGGTTCTGATCATTTAGTGGACTAATCATATAAGATAGGGCTGGAACAGAATGCTGTTTCAGCTCTATTTTTATGTACAAAGATATAGTTCGTAGAAATCATTGAGTGTAAAATTTGAGTTTCTAGCAAATGCTTTGTTACACATGTTAAAATGGTCAGTAACAAACATAGAGAAGAGGTTGAAAGCCATGGAAAGACCAATCGGTGTCATGGACTCGGGTGTGGGTGGACTCACAGTCGCAAAAGAAATCATGCGACAACTTCCAAATGAAACAATCTACTATCTAGGAGATGTTGGTCGTTGCCCATACGGACCAAGAAGTGGGGAGGAGGTCAAAAAATTTACGATTCAAATGGCGGAATATCTCACAAAGTTCAACATAAAAATGTTAGTCATCGCATGTAATACAGCGACCGCAGTAGCGTTAAAACCACTTCAACAACAATTAAAAATACCAGTTATTGGTGTGATTGAACCAGGTGCAAGAACGGCCATTATGACAACGAATAATCAAAAAGTACTCGTACTTGGAACAGAAGGAACAATCAAATCAGAAGCGTATCGCCACCAGATCAATCGCATTAACCCGCATGTTGAAGTGAGTGGTGTTGCATGTCCTGGATTTGTACCACTTGTAGAAGAGATGAAATACAAAGATCCTACAATCACAAATATTATCATTCATCAAACATTGAAGCGTTGGCGTCAACATGATGCAGATACGGTTATTTTAGGTTGCACACACTATCCATTGCTATATCAGCCAATCTATGACTATTTCGATAAGCGTAAAGTTGTCATCTCATCAGGACTTGAAACAGCAAGAGAAGTAAGTGCGCTTTTGACATTTAGTCAGGGACATGCACACTATAATCCAGCACCACAGCATCGTTTCTTTGCGAATGGAGACGTGACACATATGACATACATTATTAAAGAATGGCTGAAGATAGATACAGAAGTTGAACAAATCACATTAAGTTAGGAGAACGTTCGATGAAGGAAATAGTAATCGCCACATCTAATCAAGGTAAAATTAATGATTTTAAAACAATTTTTAAAGAAGCGAAGGTCATTGGTATTAATGAATTAATCGCTGACTTTGATGTTGAAGAAACGGGTACAACATTTGAAGAGAATGCACGTTTGAAATCTGAAGCAGCAGCGAAAGCACTTGGAAAAACAGTTATTGCTGATGATAGTGGTTTAGAAGTTACGTCGTTAAACGGAGAACCCGGCATTTATTCCGCACGATATGCTGGAGAAGCGAAAGATGATGAAGCAAATATTGATAAAGTGTTAGAGAAGTTAGAAGGTCACGAAGACCGTACAGCCCGATTTGTCTGTGTGATTAGTTTGACAACAGCAGAAGGTGTGACTCATACATTTACAGGTAGAGTTGAAGGTGAAATCACTTTACAACGTACGGGAGAGAATGGTTTTGGTTATGATCCAGTCTTCTACGTACCTGATAAGCAAAAAACTATGGCACAACTGACAACATCAGAAAAGGCG
This window contains:
- a CDS encoding succinate dehydrogenase cytochrome b558 subunit — translated: MTQSKNQFYLRRLHSLLGVVPLGAFLLVHLMVNHQATKGVEAFNKAAGFMDSLPFLYALEIIMIYIPILYHAVYGIHIAFTASHNIGHYSYTRNWLFLFQRLSGLLTFIFVMVHMWQTRIQKLFGHEVNFDMIHDIVTNPLWLIFYIVCIIAVVFHFANGLWSFLVTWGILQSPKSQRIFTWVSLAIFLVVSYIGVSAILAFL
- the sdhA gene encoding succinate dehydrogenase flavoprotein subunit translates to MAEKKIIVVGGGLAGLMSTIKAAEQGAHVDLFSIVPVKRSHSVCAQGGINGAVNTKGEGDSPWIHFDDTVYGGDFLADQPPVQKMTEAAPKIIHLLDRMGVMFNRTSEGLLDFRRFGGTLHHRTAFAGATTGQQLLYALDEQVRSFEVDGLVTKYEGWEFLGVVKDDDNAARGIVAQNITTSEIKSFGSDAVIMATGGPGIIFGKTTNSMINTGSAASIVYQQGVQYANGEFIQIHPTAIPGDDKLRLMSESARGEGGRIWTYKDGKPWYFLEEKYPDYGNLVPRDIATREIFDVCVNQKLGINGENMVYLDLSHKDPHELDVKLGGIIEIYEKFTGDDPRKVPMKIFPAVHYSMGGLYVDYDQMTNIDGLFAAGECDFSQHGGNRLGANSLLSAIYGGTVAGPNAVKYVQNIGKSYVDMDDSLYQQRVDEEQERFDKLLNMKGTENAYKLHRELGEIMTANVTVVRDNKRLLETDKKIVELMQRYEDIDMEDTSKWSNQAVFFTRQLWNMLVLARVITIGAYNRNESRGAHYKPEFPNRNDEEWLKHTLAEYKGRHEAPAFTYKPVDVSLIPPRKRDYTSKSKGGKK
- the sdhB gene encoding succinate dehydrogenase iron-sulfur subunit, translated to MPSTKEQVSEQQPNKNANRTVKLIIKRQKDETSQPYEETFVIPYRDNMNVIACLMEIQRNPYNDKGEKTTPVTWDMNCLEEVCGACSMVINGRARQSCSAIVDQLEQPIRLEPMSTFPVIRDLQVDRTRMFDNLKRMKAWVPIDGTYDLGPGPRMPEKKRQTAYELSKCMTCGVCLEVCPNVTRNNSFVGAQAISQVRLFNLHPTGSMTKDERLNALMDMGGLQACGNSQNCVQACPKGIPLTTSIAALNRETSFHMFKSFFGSDHLVD
- the racE gene encoding glutamate racemase, with translation MERPIGVMDSGVGGLTVAKEIMRQLPNETIYYLGDVGRCPYGPRSGEEVKKFTIQMAEYLTKFNIKMLVIACNTATAVALKPLQQQLKIPVIGVIEPGARTAIMTTNNQKVLVLGTEGTIKSEAYRHQINRINPHVEVSGVACPGFVPLVEEMKYKDPTITNIIIHQTLKRWRQHDADTVILGCTHYPLLYQPIYDYFDKRKVVISSGLETAREVSALLTFSQGHAHYNPAPQHRFFANGDVTHMTYIIKEWLKIDTEVEQITLS
- a CDS encoding XTP/dITP diphosphatase; the protein is MKEIVIATSNQGKINDFKTIFKEAKVIGINELIADFDVEETGTTFEENARLKSEAAAKALGKTVIADDSGLEVTSLNGEPGIYSARYAGEAKDDEANIDKVLEKLEGHEDRTARFVCVISLTTAEGVTHTFTGRVEGEITLQRTGENGFGYDPVFYVPDKQKTMAQLTTSEKAEISHRRKAIDQLQAFIESEV